One region of Natronorubrum aibiense genomic DNA includes:
- a CDS encoding aspartate kinase, with the protein MRVVAKFGGTSLGSGDRINRAADSIAAAVEDGHEIAVVASAMGSTTDDLLDEITFETGDEDRAQIVSMGERTSVRMLKAALSARGINATFLEPGKDGWPVITDEFGEVDVEETQRRALEVADDLENTVPVLTGFLAEGTDGSITTLGRGGSDTTAVMMGKYMDADEVVIVTDVEGVMTGDPNVVEGARNVGEISVDELRNLSFRGAEVVAPSALSYKHGGLDVRVVHYQHGDLLSGGTSIEGEFKNLVDLRERPLACLTVAGRAIRNQPGIFHHLSESLSESDINIDAVASGMDTVTFYIDEDEAERAENILHREVIARDELSSVTVDSPVAVIRVTGGELPNQPGIISEIVNPLAEARIQLNDIITSATSVALFVDWDDREKTLELTQDLF; encoded by the coding sequence ATGCGCGTTGTAGCCAAGTTCGGCGGCACGAGTCTCGGAAGCGGTGACCGAATCAATCGGGCTGCGGATTCGATCGCTGCCGCCGTCGAGGACGGCCACGAAATCGCCGTCGTCGCCAGCGCGATGGGATCGACGACGGACGATCTCTTAGACGAGATCACCTTCGAGACCGGCGACGAAGACCGCGCACAGATCGTCAGTATGGGCGAGCGAACGTCCGTCCGAATGCTCAAAGCGGCCCTGTCAGCTCGCGGCATCAACGCGACCTTCCTCGAGCCCGGCAAAGACGGCTGGCCCGTCATCACCGACGAGTTCGGCGAGGTCGACGTCGAAGAGACCCAGCGACGCGCCCTCGAGGTCGCCGACGACTTAGAGAACACGGTGCCGGTTCTCACCGGCTTCCTCGCGGAAGGAACGGATGGCTCGATCACGACGCTGGGCCGCGGTGGCTCCGACACCACGGCGGTCATGATGGGCAAGTACATGGACGCCGACGAAGTCGTCATCGTCACCGACGTCGAAGGCGTCATGACCGGCGACCCGAACGTCGTCGAAGGCGCGCGTAACGTCGGCGAGATCTCCGTCGACGAGCTGCGGAACCTCTCGTTCCGCGGGGCCGAAGTCGTCGCCCCCTCCGCGCTGTCGTACAAACACGGCGGCCTCGACGTCCGTGTCGTCCACTATCAGCACGGCGACCTGCTGTCGGGCGGCACCAGCATCGAAGGCGAGTTCAAAAACCTCGTCGACCTGCGCGAGCGCCCGCTCGCTTGCCTGACCGTCGCCGGCCGCGCGATCCGCAACCAGCCCGGCATCTTCCATCACCTCTCGGAGTCGCTTTCGGAGAGCGACATCAACATCGACGCCGTCGCTAGCGGGATGGACACCGTCACGTTCTACATTGACGAGGACGAGGCCGAACGCGCCGAGAACATCCTCCACCGCGAGGTTATCGCCCGCGACGAACTCTCGAGCGTCACTGTCGACTCGCCGGTCGCCGTCATCCGCGTCACCGGCGGCGAACTCCCCAACCAGCCGGGGATCATCAGTGAGATCGTCAACCCACTCGCCGAGGCCCGCATCCAGCTCAACGACATCATCACGAGCGCGACCAGCGTCGCGCTGTTCGTCGACTGGGACGACCGTGAAAAGACCCTCGAGCTGACCCAGGACCTCTTCTAA
- a CDS encoding helix-turn-helix domain-containing protein: protein MSLIAILDVAHPDLALTPTIRACPETSIEVVPHSTTDPDTGLFFYLVEGADDTFEDALERDHTVSDWMLVDDRDSTCIYRLQHTEETALISPLTTELGGLLLKAQSNDRGWTNRLHLPDREALAELWECCEDHDISFELHRMFRQDEWTTETVPELTDEQRIALIRAHEHGYFEEPRETSLEELADHLGISPTAVGGRIRRGTGQLVETTLIDE from the coding sequence ATGAGCCTGATCGCGATACTCGACGTCGCACATCCGGATCTTGCGTTGACGCCCACGATTCGTGCATGCCCAGAGACGTCCATCGAGGTCGTCCCTCACTCCACGACTGATCCGGACACCGGACTGTTCTTCTACCTCGTCGAAGGGGCGGACGACACGTTCGAGGACGCCCTCGAGCGCGATCACACGGTCTCCGACTGGATGCTCGTCGACGATCGCGACTCGACGTGCATCTATCGGCTCCAGCACACCGAAGAGACCGCGCTCATCTCGCCACTCACGACCGAACTCGGCGGGCTGTTGTTGAAAGCCCAGAGCAACGACCGGGGCTGGACCAATCGCCTCCACCTCCCGGATCGCGAAGCGCTCGCCGAACTCTGGGAGTGCTGTGAGGACCACGACATCTCGTTCGAACTCCATCGGATGTTCCGGCAGGACGAGTGGACCACCGAGACCGTTCCGGAGCTCACCGACGAGCAACGCATTGCGTTGATCCGCGCCCACGAACACGGCTACTTCGAAGAGCCCCGCGAAACCTCACTCGAGGAACTCGCCGACCACCTCGGTATCTCGCCGACGGCCGTCGGCGGGCGCATCCGTCGCGGAACCGGCCAACTCGTTGAGACGACGCTCATAGACGAGTGA
- a CDS encoding prolipoprotein diacylglyceryl transferase, whose product MSTEPTEPFPEIDPDPEAVLAAFGIDSPHELAAADGIHEPTRDDRIDADDTTAAYLFDNLQELESESQPVAADGGGPSPSDDTDANSSDTGEPTAQAAADLEFEFVGDAAVTVRDDGAVIDETAADLRALTDTATATDAETERSAHTGPDPDATADLKLVGPEPTPTRVANERFNSADVDGR is encoded by the coding sequence ATGAGCACGGAGCCCACGGAACCCTTCCCGGAGATCGACCCCGATCCTGAGGCGGTTCTAGCCGCGTTCGGCATCGATTCACCCCACGAACTCGCCGCAGCCGACGGTATCCACGAGCCGACCCGCGACGACCGCATCGATGCCGACGACACGACGGCGGCGTACCTATTTGATAACTTACAGGAACTCGAGTCGGAGTCACAGCCAGTCGCGGCCGACGGCGGCGGCCCGAGTCCGAGCGATGACACCGATGCGAACTCGAGCGACACCGGCGAACCGACCGCGCAGGCCGCCGCGGACCTCGAGTTCGAGTTCGTCGGCGATGCAGCGGTGACGGTTCGGGACGACGGCGCTGTGATCGACGAGACGGCGGCCGACCTCCGGGCGCTTACGGATACAGCCACGGCTACCGACGCCGAAACGGAACGGTCGGCGCACACGGGTCCCGATCCCGACGCCACCGCCGACCTGAAACTCGTCGGACCCGAGCCGACGCCGACGCGGGTCGCCAACGAGCGATTCAACAGCGCCGACGTCGACGGCCGGTAG
- a CDS encoding tryptophanase has protein sequence MVAYKSKLVERIHLPSRERREQALEDAGYNVFNLAAEEVFIDLLTDSGTGAMSDVQWAALVRGDESYAGSRSFDELESAVEAVMGVSNVVPTHQGRGAENVLYGSLLSDGDVVLNNTHFDTTRAHVANQGAEPVDCPVESAHDPTADEPFKGNFSLEAARAVVDEVGAEHVPLVIQTITNNSAAGQPVSVENTRDVAAFADEIDATFVIDACRFAENAAFVARREAEFADAEIAAIAREQLGYADALVMSGKKDGLVNAGGFVATDDNALFERCKQRAILYEGFPTYGGMAGRDVAAMAVGLREAVEEAYVTDRIEQVRRLATMLEDAGVPIYTPAGGHAVYLDAGTALSHLPREQFPGQALVCALYREGGVRGVELGSFAFPDTDRPELVRLAIPRRTYHTEHLEHVVETAAAVLEEPESIPGLELVSEPEMPEIRHFTAELEPISS, from the coding sequence ATGGTCGCCTACAAGTCCAAACTGGTCGAACGGATCCACCTGCCCTCGAGGGAACGACGCGAGCAGGCGCTCGAGGACGCCGGCTACAACGTCTTCAATCTCGCTGCCGAGGAGGTCTTCATCGATCTGCTAACCGACAGCGGCACGGGTGCGATGAGCGACGTGCAGTGGGCAGCGCTCGTCCGCGGCGACGAATCCTACGCCGGCTCGCGAAGCTTCGACGAACTCGAGTCGGCCGTCGAGGCGGTAATGGGAGTTTCAAACGTCGTGCCGACCCATCAGGGTCGTGGGGCCGAGAACGTCCTCTACGGCAGCCTGCTGTCGGACGGCGACGTCGTGCTCAACAACACCCACTTCGATACGACCCGCGCCCACGTCGCGAATCAGGGTGCCGAGCCGGTCGACTGCCCGGTCGAGTCGGCACACGACCCGACGGCGGACGAGCCGTTCAAAGGGAACTTCTCGCTCGAGGCTGCCCGGGCGGTCGTCGACGAGGTAGGAGCGGAACACGTCCCGCTAGTGATTCAGACGATTACGAACAACTCCGCGGCGGGCCAGCCGGTCAGCGTCGAGAACACACGCGACGTCGCAGCGTTTGCCGACGAGATCGACGCAACGTTCGTCATCGACGCCTGTCGGTTCGCCGAAAACGCCGCCTTCGTCGCTCGTCGCGAGGCCGAGTTCGCCGACGCCGAAATCGCTGCGATCGCCCGCGAGCAACTCGGCTACGCCGATGCGCTCGTAATGAGCGGCAAAAAGGACGGGCTGGTCAACGCCGGCGGCTTCGTCGCGACCGACGACAACGCGCTCTTCGAGCGCTGCAAGCAGCGAGCCATTCTCTACGAGGGGTTCCCCACCTACGGCGGGATGGCCGGCCGCGACGTCGCCGCGATGGCCGTCGGCCTCAGAGAAGCCGTCGAGGAGGCCTACGTCACGGATCGCATCGAGCAGGTCCGTCGCCTCGCGACGATGCTCGAGGACGCCGGTGTGCCGATCTACACCCCGGCCGGCGGCCACGCGGTCTATCTCGACGCGGGAACTGCCCTCTCCCATCTCCCACGCGAGCAGTTCCCGGGGCAGGCGCTGGTCTGTGCACTCTATCGGGAGGGTGGTGTCCGTGGCGTCGAACTCGGGAGCTTCGCGTTCCCCGATACCGATCGCCCGGAACTGGTTCGGCTCGCGATTCCGCGCCGGACCTACCACACCGAACACTTAGAGCACGTCGTCGAAACCGCTGCGGCCGTCCTCGAGGAGCCTGAGTCGATCCCCGGCCTCGAGCTCGTCTCCGAGCCCGAGATGCCCGAAATTCGGCACTTCACGGCCGAACTCGAGCCGATATCGTCCTGA
- a CDS encoding GNAT family N-acetyltransferase, with protein sequence MFVRTASADDALEVRRILDAAMLEPGDVEARIDAGDVFVAGDQRGGSSSDRERVLGTVVLEPLADDPGAHIAAIGVRRRHRGRGIGRTLIDHALERRGRLTAHFDTGVRPFYDALGFSIEPIDDRRYRGVVSALERP encoded by the coding sequence ATGTTCGTCCGGACCGCCAGCGCCGACGACGCACTCGAGGTTCGGCGCATCCTCGACGCCGCGATGCTTGAACCCGGTGACGTCGAGGCCCGGATCGACGCCGGCGACGTCTTCGTCGCGGGCGACCAGCGAGGCGGGAGCAGCAGCGATCGCGAGCGGGTCCTCGGAACGGTCGTCCTCGAGCCCCTCGCGGACGATCCCGGCGCCCACATCGCGGCTATCGGCGTTCGCCGTCGCCACCGCGGTCGCGGGATCGGCCGTACGCTAATCGATCATGCACTCGAGCGACGGGGACGACTCACAGCGCACTTCGACACGGGCGTTCGCCCGTTCTACGACGCGCTCGGGTTCTCGATCGAGCCGATCGACGACCGCCGATATCGGGGTGTCGTCTCCGCGCTCGAGCGACCCTGA